From the genome of Anopheles moucheti chromosome 3, idAnoMoucSN_F20_07, whole genome shotgun sequence, one region includes:
- the LOC128301808 gene encoding uncharacterized protein LOC128301808 has protein sequence MLSPKQFLIVILVSTSIGLASCYKDSLHAYAPEYAHPAYSFSYGVKDLHSGDVKSQWETRDDGIVKGHYSVVEPDGSIREVDYTADSKTGFNAVVKTHGPNAHPVHDHDHHEHKTHYYDEHHSQSKINHFSKGQDHLILSSDLPQREKDIAEISEKKRPIPSILELKPHVNLEKPLVAYKHYEPPKTVFQHYSFDELKPHHVTVETEHSHKHYVSDSSDFFSEQVDTEKDLFKPSIRIEEVKAPDLSKLKPISPDVDFSQLSESDLGPYYTKDSFRPFAQYTNHVSHPVTLQKAKVHTIQVDSKPKKNLLKPLTTPGLKNFATPSVYKFSARGPARPDYASYFKSKASRQARTGPVLFHPDEQKRASQRMVQSMLSRQHSRNLPVYAKNYA, from the exons ATGCTATCGCCTAAG CAGTTTCTAATAGTAATCCTCGTCTCTACCAGCATCGGTTTAGCATCCTGCTATAAGGACTCCCTGCACGCCTACGCACCAGAATAT gCCCATCCAGCTTACTCTTTCAGCTACGGTGTTAAAGATCTACACAGTGGCGACGTGAAGTCGCAATGGGAAACGCGTGACGATGGCATTGTCAAGGGACACTACAGTGTCGTAGAGCCAGACGGTTCCATTCGCGAGGTGGACTACACTGCTGACTCGAAAACAGGCTTCAATGCGGTCGTTAAAACCCACGGCCCGAACGCCCATCCAGTGCACGATCATGATCACCACGAGCATAAGACCCACTACTACGATGAACATCATTCCCAATCGAAGATCAACCATTTCAGCAAGGGACAGGATCATCTAATCCTTAGCTCCGATCTACCGCAGCGCGAGAAAGATATTGCTGAAATCAGTGAGAAGAAACGCCCAATACCTTCCATCTTGGAGCTGAAACCGCACGTCAACCTCGAAAAACCGCTGGTGGCGTACAAGCATTACGAACCACCGAAGACTGTATTCCAGCACTACTCCTTCGACGAGCTGAAGCCCCATCACGTCACGGTAGAGACGGAACATAGCCATAAACACTACGTTTCCGACTCGTCCGATTTCTTCTCCGAGCAGGTCGACACCGAAAAGGATCTATTCAAACCGAGCATCCGCATCGAGGAAGTGAAAGCACCGGATCTATCCAAACTGAAACCCATCTCGCCGGATGTGGATTTTTCACAGCTCTCCGAGAGTGATCTCGGCCCTTACTATACCAAGGACAGTTTCCGACCCTTCGCACAGTACACCAATCACGTCTCACATCCGGTCACACTGCAGAAAGCAAAGGTGCACACCATCCAGGTGGACAGCAAGCCGAAAAAGAACCTTCTGAAGCCGCTGACCACACCAGGGCTAAAGAACTTTGCCACCCCGTCGGTGTACAAATTTTCCGCCCGTGGACCGGCGCGACCCGACTATGCTAGCTACTTCAAGTCGAAAGCAAGTCGTCAGGCCCGTACTGGTCCGGTTCTTTTCCATCCGGATGAGCAAAAGCGTGCCTCACAGCGAATGGTACAATCGATGCTATCGCGTCAACATTCCCGCAACCTTCCCGTGTACGCGAAGAATTATGCTTGA